The DNA sequence TTTTGCTGTACCATTAGTGTCTGTTCCAAAAATATTTTTGCTAATTCCTGCAAGGTTTAGTCCTGCATTAATAAGAGAAAACCCCGATGTTGAAGTATTGGTCTCTAAAAATTTGATTTGTGTAATGGAATTAGCAGGAGAAACTGTAAGTGCATCATAAGAGATATTGTAGTCTGTAGCTTTTGCATAACAAGCACTGTTATAGTTTGTTGCATTAGTGTCTAAAAACGATTTAGCAGTAATGGTAACATTAAGCTCTGAAGACATATTCAGATCATTTGAAATATAGGTAAAATTGCCATCATTGTAATTCTTAAACGTTGAAGCCAATGAAAAATGATCTGGAGTATAAGATATATTTTGATCAAATGGTGTTATATAGCGTTGAGAATCTGATGTATCACTTCGATCAATGTATGCGAATTCTGTGCCAGATGTTTCTCTCATTTTTACATTAATAATCCCTATTTCACTATAAACAAGATCATAAGTAGCAAAACCATCTATTAAAGGGACGGAGGTTCCTGTTATATTATAACTTCCTGTCAGACAACCTGTTTTTGTTTCAATGTATTCAAAAGGAGCACCTTGTGTATAGTTTAGAGCTGCAGCATCGGCATCATCTTTAGCATAAAACGAAACAGTGTATGTTTTTCCAGCTTTATATGGAGTTGCTCCTGTAATAACAAAATCAAACTTATTGGGTCTTACTGCAAAATCATCAGAATCGACAGATTTACAATACGTCTCTTTACCCGATATGCATGTAGCCGTATTGCCTGTTTTTGTCCAGCAATCTGTCCATTCTTGTGTGTCCAAAGAACAGTACTTAAATTTGACAAATAGCCTTTTTTTTGCTTGTGGCCATATCTGATTTCCTGATGGCCAACTAGAAGCAGGGAGTTCAAATCTACCTGTGGTTTTTAATGCATTAAATGACCCTGATCCATTTCTCTTTATATCACCAAAATAGTGTATGTCTCGAGGCGTTTCAGTAGATCCAACCATATAGGTATCATCCATAAAAATACCAACACTCACATTGCGATTAGCTTCAAGTGCTGTTAAAGAGTCATTTAAAATAGCGATATCAAGGCTGAAAGGTCTGTTGACAACTTTTGTTTGAATCGCTGTATTAGTAGCTTCACTGCCCGAAGCAACCGAATGTTCAATCGCTTTAAAGGGTCCAAGTACAAGTCCATAACGTGTGGTAAAGTCATAGTTGTCTTCTGCCATACACATGTAATCGTAGTAAGCATAACGAGCGTCGTAGTCATCCAGATGTCTTACTCTTCCATTACTATCAAATAAAAAGTTGAGCCAAGCACCACCAGTATAGTTACCATTCGGCTCATAGTAGGGGTAGTCTGACGTTGAATGATCAAAATTGACACCCGCTCCTGTCCTTGAGATAAACCACTCATTGGTTTTATTGAGATCTGCTGCACCTAAAATAGAAACCCAACCTTTAGCACCCATGGTTGCTGAAAAAGGATATGCGCCATCTGATGAGTTTGTATCGGTCGTTGAATATATTGCTTTTGCAGATGAAATACCTAATTCTGATGTGTTTAGCCCCCAACTGTAATAATCCCTATTGGCATCACCTCCATCATTACTGACACGTGCATAATCTGTTGCAATTGCGCTAATGTTGTGCATGGGTGAGCCGCTCATCCATCCTGGAGAATGATTGTCAGTGCCGTTATTTCCTTTCCACATTTTGCTTGCACCTGAAGAGTCATGGTTGCCATTGTAAGGAAAATAGACACCAAAGGAACCATACGGCCAAATAATACTACTTTGTTCTGAGGCTAAATAGTAATGATCATTCATAAAAACATTATATTTTTCTTCAATGGTGCCGGTATAGTGTACCCATTCCGATTTTTTATTGTATAAAAATGCTCTAACTCTCTCAAAAGTGTCTTCATTGTTGGGGACAAAAGGGAAAAGCCCAAACTTTGAGCATGTATCACTTTTATTGACCAAATCACTTTTTGTATTAGTTACTTTTCCATCCATTGCCAAAGAAAATGTCCATACCCAGTTTAGGTCGGTCTGATACCAACAGTAGGTAACAATAGGGCGACTAGCAGATGTAATATCAGTAGCGTTATAACTTCTTGCTTTAGAAAAAGGTGAAATCCAATAATGCCCTTGTATAGAAGAGCTGGCTAAAAAAGTTGTTGGCACAGCTTCTGCCATCGTTTTACAGCTTTTTTGTAAGACTTCATTTCCGTCATAGACTAAATAACGGTAATCATCCAGTAGTTTTAATTTCATCTTATCAATATTACAGATGGCTTTATTATCGTAATCAAGGCTATTAATTTTGACATCTTGCCCATAATAGGCAGTTCTTAGTTTTGCTTGTGTACAGTTTGAGATGGTTGTATTGCCCCAGTCGATAGCAAAAGGTGTAGCTGTCAAGTTAATATTACTAAATGAAGAGCCCATCGTTTGAAACGTACTGACTGTTTGAGGAGATCTTAATGAAGGATTGACAATGACATCCAGTGTGTATGCATTAATTTCTATAGCTTGAAAAGGGACTCCATTAGTTGTAGCTTCATTATAATAATTTGTACTACCTAATGTATTGCTATTAAAGACAAAGTTATTCGAACTATTTTTATTTGGGAGGGCTATAAAATCGCGATTGTTATAGCAGTAAATCTCAATCGATTTGTTGATGTCATTATAAGGGTTAACAACATGAAAGCCA is a window from the Sulfurospirillum oryzae genome containing:
- a CDS encoding PA14 domain-containing protein — its product is MKKNSLLILFFLLLISISNLNAANGLTGKYYNNTSYTEPVTLIRTDSIIDFSWGYGSPSGSINNDNFSIIWSGYIIIPEKANYTFYCAHDDFMSVKINGTQYYSNGTWTGGDTSYNNFSINNLNAGTYPIEIRFQEGGGGAYAHFAWQNNKSIPFQIVPSTNLRTYPLITIADANLTEGNTSYSNMNFTVTISEAANASVQYATLDGTATAGSDYNATNGTLFFRSSDANLTKIISVLTKGDTLVENNETFTIILSNEVNATLARATATGTIINDDMGYCGTNALSNGFHVVNPYNDINKSIEIYCYNNRDFIALPNKNSSNNFVFNSNTLGSTNYYNEATTNGVPFQAIEINAYTLDVIVNPSLRSPQTVSTFQTMGSSFSNINLTATPFAIDWGNTTISNCTQAKLRTAYYGQDVKINSLDYDNKAICNIDKMKLKLLDDYRYLVYDGNEVLQKSCKTMAEAVPTTFLASSSIQGHYWISPFSKARSYNATDITSASRPIVTYCWYQTDLNWVWTFSLAMDGKVTNTKSDLVNKSDTCSKFGLFPFVPNNEDTFERVRAFLYNKKSEWVHYTGTIEEKYNVFMNDHYYLASEQSSIIWPYGSFGVYFPYNGNHDSSGASKMWKGNNGTDNHSPGWMSGSPMHNISAIATDYARVSNDGGDANRDYYSWGLNTSELGISSAKAIYSTTDTNSSDGAYPFSATMGAKGWVSILGAADLNKTNEWFISRTGAGVNFDHSTSDYPYYEPNGNYTGGAWLNFLFDSNGRVRHLDDYDARYAYYDYMCMAEDNYDFTTRYGLVLGPFKAIEHSVASGSEATNTAIQTKVVNRPFSLDIAILNDSLTALEANRNVSVGIFMDDTYMVGSTETPRDIHYFGDIKRNGSGSFNALKTTGRFELPASSWPSGNQIWPQAKKRLFVKFKYCSLDTQEWTDCWTKTGNTATCISGKETYCKSVDSDDFAVRPNKFDFVITGATPYKAGKTYTVSFYAKDDADAAALNYTQGAPFEYIETKTGCLTGSYNITGTSVPLIDGFATYDLVYSEIGIINVKMRETSGTEFAYIDRSDTSDSQRYITPFDQNISYTPDHFSLASTFKNYNDGNFTYISNDLNMSSELNVTITAKSFLDTNATNYNSACYAKATDYNISYDALTVSPANSITQIKFLETNTSTSGFSLINAGLNLAGISKNIFGTDTNGTAKLNLKLNFDRNTTKSSNPIKLNLRDLNVTDTDTIKGTTDLNQSSLFYYGRVNSTDYRGQSPIPATIRYEVYCNSNCNKADFNITGSQSPISLNWYQNNLHNDLTNGKVTAFTPRGTTIVNPNASNAIVNGFEANTLSLPIGTLAPYTDRIQMTPSSWLLFNLFNANAATNDFNVEFTRPGNWAGEGKLGQTVDVNTSTRTNRRMEW